CTGGACGTCAAGACGGATAAGAAAGATCCCACCGTGAAGAAGGTCAAGATCAGCAAGGCTAGGAAGAAGGACGGCACCACCACGTTTGTTTCTGGTGATGGCGGTGTCAATCCCAACCTGGCGGATGGCGGTTGGCATGAGGTCAAGATCAAGAACATGCTCGACATAACGGTCTCCTTTGACGGTGAAACCGTAACAGGTCTCTTAAAAGAGCTGAAGGTGAAGCTTGACAAGAATTCGACGACCGCTGCGCCCGTGGTCAAAGACTTCAAGATTGACATCACAGGCGTCACGACCGCTGCTGATGTGAAGAAAGGGACGGTGACGTCGGTCGTGGTGACGATACCTGCGACCAGAGTCACAGCGCTGGCCACAACCGATTACGAGGAGAAGGTAAAGGATAAGCCTGAAGTGCTCGGCGGCCATACGGAAGCCGAGTTCAAACGCGCGAAGAATGCGCTGACCGAGGGGGTGGATATAGCGAGCTTAAGTGATGGCTTCAACGACCAGCTCAAAGAACGCAAAGGGCCGTGTTCCATTAGTGCGGCGCCTGTGAGTTTGCCAAAGCTTGCCGTGCCTACCGACGATGTGACCGTTCAAGAGACGATACCGGAAGGTTATGCTTTGGAACAGAACTACCCGAACCCGTTCAACCCCAGCACCACGATTACCTTTGCGGTACCGGAAGCGAGCGAAGTCAAACTGGCCATTTACAACCTGCGCGGCCAGCTCATTCAGACCTTGCACTCAGGTCCAATTGCAGCCGGCCAGCACAGTGTGGTCTGGAACGGCAACGATTCCCGCGGCGCCAAAGTGGCGAGCGGAGTTTATGTGTACAGGCTTGAGGCAAAAGGATTTGCTTTGAGCAAGAAGCTTGTTTTGATGAAGTAGGAGAACCAAGCCTTCCAGGTTTCAAAAACCTGGAAGGTTTTTTATGCTGATGTGATGAAAAACAACCGCAAGTTTACTTATGAAGTGCAAATTTAACGGGTACCATTACCCAGACACTCACGGGTTCGCCGCGCTGCTTAGCCGGCTGCCAGCGGGATTTTGTTACAGCCTGAATTGCGGCTTTGTCCAGAATGTCATAACCGGATGATTTGAAAACCCTTGCCTCAGTTACCATGCCATCAATATTTACCAGTGCGCGAACAAAAACCTTACCGTCAATTTCTATTTTACGCGCCCAGTTAGGATAGCTTACGGTTAAGCCGCCAATAAGCTCGGGCTTTTTATCGTAGGCGACAAAGGGTATGGAGTTAACAGGTCCAGGGGATATTTCCGGCACGGGCTCCAACTCTTCTTCGACAGGCTCGAGTACTGGCTTGATAGGTCCAAGTTTAGGCAGCAAAACCTCTTTTGGGGGAACCGGTTCGGGCGGTTGAGGTGGCGGATCCGGCAGTTTGGGTTTCGGTGGCGGTTTAATATTAATAACAATAATACTTGCCTGCTCCGGGCGATTGTCTTGCTGTATTTCCGGGATAAATTCAAACTTCCGCATCACAAAAAAAGCAACGTGACAAATCACCAGGGCTCCGATAACCCCCAGCTTTACCCTTTTGCGATAATTAATTAGATTTCTTCTCATAATTATCACCTCCTGTTATTAAGAGCCGATTCAACTTAAAAATCGCTCACCTTTCTTTGAGTCGGACTTGCTTTCATCTATTAATGTCTTCAAAAGCTCAAAAGTCAACGGAGACGTTTAAATTTTCTGTAGTCTGAATTTATTCCATTTGTATAAATGTTCAGTATCGGAGTTATTCAGTGTCTTCGGTGTTTAGCGTTTTTACTCTCACAAAAAAACTGCAGCTATACCAACACTTCGGCAATTCTTTTCAGAAGAGCCTTATTTTTAGTATGCGGTAAAAGTGAGAAGGTTTCAATTTTAGGAGGGTCGGACACCAACAATGGGTCCGGTATAAGCTA
The sequence above is a segment of the candidate division KSB1 bacterium genome. Coding sequences within it:
- a CDS encoding energy transducer TonB, coding for MRRNLINYRKRVKLGVIGALVICHVAFFVMRKFEFIPEIQQDNRPEQASIIVINIKPPPKPKLPDPPPQPPEPVPPKEVLLPKLGPIKPVLEPVEEELEPVPEISPGPVNSIPFVAYDKKPELIGGLTVSYPNWARKIEIDGKVFVRALVNIDGMVTEARVFKSSGYDILDKAAIQAVTKSRWQPAKQRGEPVSVWVMVPVKFALHK
- a CDS encoding T9SS type A sorting domain-containing protein; its protein translation is MVTLQADQVVTWEEGTLEMGGVMKLDVKTDKKDPTVKKVKISKARKKDGTTTFVSGDGGVNPNLADGGWHEVKIKNMLDITVSFDGETVTGLLKELKVKLDKNSTTAAPVVKDFKIDITGVTTAADVKKGTVTSVVVTIPATRVTALATTDYEEKVKDKPEVLGGHTEAEFKRAKNALTEGVDIASLSDGFNDQLKERKGPCSISAAPVSLPKLAVPTDDVTVQETIPEGYALEQNYPNPFNPSTTITFAVPEASEVKLAIYNLRGQLIQTLHSGPIAAGQHSVVWNGNDSRGAKVASGVYVYRLEAKGFALSKKLVLMK